The genomic interval CGAACAGCTTCGCGCGCGACACACCCAGGCCCAGCAGCAAGCCAAGGCGCTCCTCACCGAGCAGGGCGCGACGCGCAACCAGCTCGAGCAATGGGAGAACGACGACCTGCTCGCCCGCCTGCGCATTCAAGAAGAGACGCTGCGCGCGAAGGTGGCGGAGCTGGCCACGCGGTACGCGGAGGAGAAGCTCGCGCTCGCGCTGCTGGGACAGGCCCGGCGCCGCTTCGAGGAGGAGCAGCAGCCCCGGGTGGTGCAGCTCGCCTCCGAACACTTCACGCTGTTGACCGGCAGCCGTTATCGCCGGGTGTTCATCCCCGCCGGTGACGAGCGTGAATTGCGCGTGAGTGACGGGCAGCGGGACTGGAGCGCGGCGCAGCTCTCACGCGGCACCCGGGAGCAGCTCTACCTGGCCTTCCGCCTGGCGGTGGTGCGCGACTTCGCGGAGACCCGGGGAGCGCTGCCGCTCATCGTGGGTGACGTGCTGGTGAACTTCGACCCCTTGCGCGCCCGCGCCGCCATCCACCTGCTCGCCCAACTCTCCGAGCACCAGCAGGTGATTGCCTTCACTTGTCATCCCTGGCTGCGCGAGCTGTTCGAAGCCGAGGGCGCGCGCCTGCAACACCTGGAGGCTCGCGATACACCCTCCGCGCTTCGCGCCGGCTGAAGCACGGTGATGCCCGATAGACCTTGGTACAAGTGCTCGCATCTTCGTACAAGGTTTCACGTCAATCGCAAACGTGTGCCCATTCCCCGGAGACGCGGTGGGCGTTGACGATTCGGCATCCTTCGAACAAGGGACTCACATCTCCCGAGGGGCCTGGACATATCGGCGACCGGCTCGCGCGGCTCCACCGCGCGCAAAACGGAGCATCGCCCCATCATGTCCCGTATCACGAGTACCGAGGTCGTCGTCCCCCAGTCCCTCTCCGCCGAGGCCCGGCGGCGTCTGACGGACGCGCTCTACGCCGTGCACCAGGAGATCTTCGACGGCGTGGAGCGCGACTGCTTCGCCCGCTACGTGGTGGACTCCACCGCCGAGCACACCTGGATTCAGCTCCACCGCAACGAAGCCGGCTTGCTGGTGGGCTACTTCGCCCTGCATGTCTTTGAGAAAAAACTCAACGGTGTCATCACCGCCGTGTTTCGCGCGGAGGCCGGCTCACTGCGCGCGTATCGCGGAAGCAACCTCAGCCCCCGGCTGGCGTTGTCCCTGGTCGTGAAATACCTGCTGAGACACCCCGGACGTCCGGCCTACTACCTGGGCGCGCTGGTCCACCCGTCCAGCTACACCTTGCTCACGAAGTATTGCGGTGAGGTCTGGCCCCGGCGCGAGCACCCCATTCCCGCCGAGCTGCGCGGCTTCATCGACGAGCTGGGCTCCGCGTTTGGACTGGCGCGAGTCGACCCGGAGAACCCCTTGTTGCGTCAGGTGGGCTGGCGCACCCGCGAGTCCGAGGCCGAGCGGGACTACTGGCGCCAGTGTGACAGACCCTCCGCGCGTTTCTTCCTGGAGACCAATCCCGGCTACACGCAAGGCCATGGACTGTTGACCCTGATACCCGCGACGCTGGCCAACATCGGGAGCATCCTGCGCGTCATGTGTGGCCGCCTCCTGCGTGGGCCCGTGGACGCGGCCATGGCCATGGCCTACC from Myxococcus stipitatus carries:
- a CDS encoding cyclic nucleotide-binding domain-containing protein; the protein is MSRITSTEVVVPQSLSAEARRRLTDALYAVHQEIFDGVERDCFARYVVDSTAEHTWIQLHRNEAGLLVGYFALHVFEKKLNGVITAVFRAEAGSLRAYRGSNLSPRLALSLVVKYLLRHPGRPAYYLGALVHPSSYTLLTKYCGEVWPRREHPIPAELRGFIDELGSAFGLARVDPENPLLRQVGWRTRESEAERDYWRQCDRPSARFFLETNPGYTQGHGLLTLIPATLANIGSILRVMCGRLLRGPVDAAMAMAYRLPGGARLLRATVARQLKSSPLFAHFAPSVLKALAARAQVRALPPGHYVFRQSDVSDELFLLARGAAYVLAGAGPGEEVVNQLGSGTVFGEISTFAGGRHCTSVRTASASTVVRIPGAALRPLLESDAGLRKNVWGTLTERHFDDVLRAQHRYAHLGRKERRAWLSRGVERELSAGQELVLEPGSHLFMVSGAVELSHVTPRLMARGALFLEVERHLPLVAREDTRVVVLP